Proteins encoded in a region of the Simkaniaceae bacterium genome:
- a CDS encoding DEAD/DEAH box helicase, with translation MLNLRKLKQDFSSNILKQGKQIFDEKKVVSAKILHLDANVLRINAKILGQYNNTYESVIEIDRHECETIDSDCDCPYHYDCQHLAALLYYLDAHIDAILVEYSKEGDLLTLTERGAIDDKAKEAILEVVKEAEAKEDLRRDEQYQKELLHEYVFSSKVLSKSPFFLPTLERQIDRAELAMIFFLPKKEEQRQILELQLALRLPFRSKPLHIPNAKEFLDSLRHEEPIVIGGKRYLFTLNSFDSHYAELSRMLIDYARATDKGTTEKSQRTAFIELKSFGLILSRAFDIEYKKLQHQLGSFQDQSQFVLPCIYDETLERPLMFCHKPARFKIGIEYIDPPASKILLNPSLFVEDRTVTLEEIDFFESATPGMLLDHVFYRFESNITRLHLLSIRQMREVTIPEPLFGTFIENSLPVLGQYCEIENQHITEKFVTLPFVDKISAICELSFLDSELEADLKFKYGESLVPACVQKMTQENLTSFITPEGIVARNLVEEQTLIDEVFQDFVFDEAQGIFIAKSEKKIIEFMTDIIPRFKEKVTFNCPQNLLDQFIYDTSTFHISLSHTDRMDVYELVLSVNGMLTGIKMDRIWECVLSKRAFLELETTASRKKTKVEKARLPKILVLDLDKISKIVQLFDELRIERLSNHKIQCPLWTLANIDENNFKELPVEFKMTDQLREIRKQMLGEKAFNFAAIPKTINATLRNYQVEGVNWLERLRIMYLSGVLADDMGLGKTLQAIVAISQTHKKGDVTLVVCPTSLLYNWYEEINRFNEKLKVLVVDGVPNQRKKMIGSLKKYDVIITSYSLLQKDIELYEPTGFKYAILDEAQHIKNRGTRNAKSVKMIKAQHRLILSGTPIENSLDELWSLFDFLMPGFLSSYDRFVEKYIRVPKDEQFANLEYLRKKVAPFIMRRMKEDVLDDLPPVSEITYRCHLTECQNELYKSYAASARDELTKLVERDGFDKVQIHVLATLTRLKQICCHPAIFAKESVEEGDSAKYEMLLELVQNLIEGGHKTVIFSQYTKMLQIMKNDLIKMGIRFSYLDGSTKNRLDVVKQFNEDQTISIFLISLKAGGTGLNLVGADTVIHYDMWWNPAVENQATDRVHRIGQHRSVSVYKLVTMSTIEEKIVEMQKRKQGLVKKVVSCDEEAISKLTWEDVLELLQG, from the coding sequence ATGTTAAATTTGCGTAAGCTCAAACAAGATTTTTCTTCAAATATACTGAAGCAAGGGAAACAAATTTTTGATGAGAAAAAAGTTGTTTCAGCTAAGATTTTACATCTCGATGCCAATGTGCTCAGAATTAATGCTAAAATTTTAGGCCAATATAATAACACGTATGAGAGTGTTATTGAAATTGATCGCCATGAATGCGAAACCATCGATTCGGATTGCGATTGCCCTTACCATTACGATTGTCAACATTTAGCAGCGCTTCTCTACTATCTCGATGCACATATTGATGCCATTCTCGTTGAGTATTCTAAGGAGGGGGATCTTCTAACCCTAACGGAACGGGGGGCAATTGATGATAAGGCCAAAGAGGCCATTTTAGAAGTGGTTAAGGAGGCGGAAGCTAAAGAGGATCTCAGGCGCGATGAGCAGTATCAAAAAGAGCTTTTACATGAGTATGTGTTCTCGTCTAAGGTATTATCAAAGTCACCTTTCTTTCTTCCAACTTTAGAGAGACAGATTGATCGAGCGGAGCTTGCAATGATTTTCTTTTTACCCAAAAAAGAAGAACAAAGGCAAATCCTTGAACTACAGCTCGCTCTACGCCTCCCTTTCCGCTCTAAGCCGCTTCACATTCCCAATGCAAAAGAATTTTTAGATAGCCTTCGGCATGAAGAGCCTATTGTGATTGGGGGCAAGCGTTATTTATTTACGCTTAATTCATTTGACTCTCATTATGCGGAGCTCTCTCGGATGCTCATTGATTATGCAAGGGCTACTGATAAGGGGACAACGGAGAAAAGCCAGAGAACGGCATTCATTGAGCTTAAATCTTTTGGGCTGATTTTATCGCGCGCATTCGATATTGAATATAAGAAGCTGCAGCATCAATTAGGATCATTTCAAGATCAAAGCCAGTTTGTCCTTCCTTGCATTTATGATGAAACTTTAGAGCGTCCCCTCATGTTTTGCCATAAGCCGGCTCGATTTAAAATCGGGATTGAATATATCGATCCGCCCGCCTCTAAAATTTTACTTAACCCTTCATTGTTTGTCGAAGATCGCACGGTGACGCTTGAAGAGATTGATTTCTTTGAATCGGCGACGCCGGGAATGCTCCTCGATCATGTCTTTTATCGCTTTGAGTCTAACATCACCCGCCTTCATCTCCTTTCTATTCGACAAATGCGTGAGGTGACAATCCCCGAGCCTTTATTTGGAACTTTTATTGAAAATTCCCTTCCCGTCCTAGGACAGTATTGCGAAATTGAAAATCAACATATCACGGAAAAATTTGTTACGCTGCCATTTGTGGATAAAATCTCGGCGATTTGCGAGCTCTCATTCTTAGATAGCGAGCTGGAAGCGGACTTAAAATTCAAATACGGTGAAAGTTTAGTCCCCGCTTGTGTTCAAAAGATGACACAAGAAAATCTCACTTCTTTTATTACCCCTGAGGGAATTGTTGCGCGCAATCTTGTAGAGGAGCAAACGCTGATTGATGAAGTCTTTCAAGACTTTGTCTTCGATGAGGCTCAAGGGATTTTTATTGCCAAAAGCGAAAAGAAAATTATTGAGTTTATGACTGATATTATTCCTCGCTTCAAAGAAAAAGTCACTTTTAACTGTCCTCAAAATCTTCTCGACCAGTTTATCTATGATACGTCGACATTTCATATTTCGCTTTCACATACGGATCGAATGGATGTTTATGAGCTTGTATTAAGTGTGAATGGGATGCTCACGGGGATCAAGATGGATCGCATTTGGGAGTGTGTTTTATCCAAGAGGGCCTTTTTAGAGCTTGAGACAACGGCGTCTCGCAAGAAAACAAAAGTAGAAAAGGCGCGGCTTCCAAAGATTTTAGTTCTTGATCTAGATAAGATTAGCAAAATCGTACAACTTTTTGATGAGCTCAGGATCGAGCGCCTCTCCAATCACAAGATACAATGTCCTCTTTGGACGCTTGCCAATATAGATGAGAACAATTTCAAAGAATTGCCTGTCGAATTTAAAATGACAGATCAATTAAGAGAGATTCGCAAGCAAATGCTGGGTGAAAAAGCATTTAATTTTGCTGCAATCCCCAAAACAATCAATGCAACACTTAGGAATTATCAGGTTGAAGGGGTTAATTGGCTCGAGCGCCTCCGCATTATGTATCTATCGGGGGTTCTCGCCGACGATATGGGGCTTGGTAAAACCCTCCAGGCGATTGTAGCGATTTCTCAAACCCATAAAAAAGGAGATGTGACTCTCGTTGTTTGTCCCACTTCTCTTCTCTATAATTGGTATGAAGAGATCAATCGCTTCAATGAGAAGCTCAAGGTCCTCGTTGTTGACGGCGTGCCCAACCAACGTAAGAAAATGATTGGCAGCCTTAAAAAATATGATGTAATCATCACTTCTTATAGTTTGTTGCAAAAAGACATTGAGCTCTATGAGCCAACGGGATTTAAGTATGCGATTCTCGATGAGGCTCAGCACATTAAAAACCGCGGTACGCGCAATGCAAAATCTGTGAAGATGATCAAAGCGCAGCATCGGTTAATTTTATCGGGGACGCCGATTGAGAACTCACTGGATGAGCTCTGGTCGCTCTTTGACTTCCTCATGCCGGGCTTTTTGAGCAGTTACGATCGCTTTGTTGAGAAATACATCCGCGTTCCTAAAGATGAGCAGTTTGCCAATCTCGAGTATTTGCGTAAGAAGGTAGCGCCGTTTATTATGCGCCGTATGAAAGAAGATGTCCTCGATGATCTACCGCCCGTTTCTGAAATCACTTACCGTTGCCACCTCACTGAGTGCCAAAATGAGCTTTATAAATCGTATGCGGCTTCAGCTCGCGATGAACTCACAAAGCTCGTTGAGCGCGATGGGTTTGATAAGGTTCAAATCCACGTTCTTGCCACGCTCACACGTCTGAAGCAGATTTGCTGCCACCCGGCCATTTTTGCTAAAGAGTCTGTAGAAGAAGGTGACTCGGCAAAATACGAAATGCTTCTCGAGCTCGTGCAAAACCTCATTGAGGGTGGTCATAAAACGGTGATTTTCTCACAGTACACCAAAATGCTGCAGATTATGAAAAACGACTTGATCAAAATGGGAATCCGTTTTAGTTATCTCGACGGTTCGACAAAAAATCGCCTCGATGTTGTGAAACAGTTTAATGAAGATCAAACGATTTCAATTTTCCTCATCTCGCTGAAAGCAGGCGGTACGGGTTTAAATCTCGTCGGTGCAGATACTGTGATTCACTATGACATGTGGTGGAACCCTGCGGTTGAAAATCAGGCGACGGACCGCGTCCATCGCATTGGGCAACACAGATCGGTTTCCGTCTACAAACTTGTGACGATGAGCACCATCGAGGAAAAAATTGTTGAAATGCAAAAACGCAAGCAAGGTCTTGTTAAAAAAGTGGTTAGTTGCGATGAAGAGGCGATCTCTAAACTCACTTGGGAAGATGTTCTTGAACTCTTGCAAGGGTAA
- the ndk gene encoding nucleoside-diphosphate kinase, whose product MATERTLSIIKPDAVSKHHIGEIIARFEKNNLSVVAMKMTHLSAHQAGGFYAVHKERPFYNDLVEFMTSGPVVIMVLEGENAVMKNRDIMGATNPKEAAPGTIRADFASSIDANAVHGSDSLENAKIEIAFFFKESEIHACQASFC is encoded by the coding sequence ATGGCTACAGAGAGAACTCTATCCATCATTAAACCCGATGCCGTATCCAAGCATCACATTGGCGAAATCATCGCCCGCTTTGAAAAAAACAACCTATCGGTTGTCGCAATGAAAATGACCCACCTTTCAGCCCATCAAGCCGGTGGTTTTTATGCCGTTCACAAAGAACGCCCTTTTTACAACGACCTCGTTGAATTTATGACATCCGGTCCTGTTGTGATTATGGTCTTAGAGGGTGAAAATGCCGTCATGAAAAACCGCGATATCATGGGTGCAACAAATCCTAAAGAAGCGGCTCCGGGAACAATTCGAGCTGATTTTGCAAGCAGCATCGATGCCAATGCCGTTCATGGATCTGACTCCCTAGAAAATGCAAAAATTGAAATCGCATTTTTCTTTAAAGAGAGCGAAATCCACGCCTGCCAAGCTTCATTTTGCTAA
- a CDS encoding rod shape-determining protein, protein MRKATGFLTNDIGIDLGTANTLVYVKGKGITLAEPSVVAVDSMTNEVIAVGQKAKEMLGKTPRKIHAVRPMKDGVIADFEIAEGMLKALIKRVTPTRSLFRPKILIAVPSGITGVEKRAVEDSALRAGAQEVYLIEEPMAAAIGVDLPVHEPAASMIVDIGGGTTEIAIISLGGIVESRSLRIGGDEFDDCVMNYMRRTYNLMIGPRTAEEIKVTIGSAYPLGEYELEMEVRGRDQVAGLPVTKRINSVEIRECLAEPIQQIIENVKLTLEKCPPELAADLVERGLVLAGGGALIKGLDKLLIKECGLPVIIAPSPLLAVCLGTGKALEYLDQFKKKKVLS, encoded by the coding sequence ATGAGAAAGGCAACAGGGTTTCTCACTAATGATATTGGCATTGACCTTGGGACTGCAAATACACTTGTTTATGTGAAGGGAAAGGGCATTACACTTGCCGAGCCTTCTGTTGTAGCTGTCGATTCAATGACGAATGAAGTCATTGCCGTTGGACAAAAGGCGAAAGAAATGCTCGGAAAGACTCCGCGCAAAATCCATGCCGTTCGTCCGATGAAAGATGGTGTTATTGCCGATTTTGAAATTGCCGAAGGCATGTTAAAAGCCTTGATTAAACGCGTGACTCCAACGCGCTCTCTTTTTCGTCCAAAAATTCTAATTGCCGTTCCGTCGGGTATCACCGGTGTGGAAAAAAGAGCTGTTGAAGATTCTGCATTAAGAGCCGGTGCTCAAGAAGTTTATTTGATTGAAGAGCCGATGGCTGCAGCGATTGGAGTCGATTTACCTGTGCATGAGCCTGCAGCAAGTATGATTGTTGATATTGGAGGCGGTACCACTGAAATCGCCATTATTTCGCTCGGTGGTATTGTTGAATCGCGCTCACTGCGTATTGGTGGTGATGAGTTTGATGACTGTGTGATGAATTACATGCGCCGCACCTACAATCTGATGATTGGTCCGAGAACGGCGGAAGAGATCAAAGTGACGATTGGTTCTGCTTATCCATTAGGAGAGTATGAACTCGAAATGGAAGTGCGTGGACGCGATCAGGTGGCCGGTCTTCCCGTTACAAAGCGGATTAATTCAGTTGAAATTCGCGAATGCTTAGCCGAACCTATCCAACAAATTATTGAAAATGTGAAGCTCACCCTTGAAAAATGTCCACCCGAACTTGCAGCAGATCTCGTTGAACGAGGGCTCGTTCTTGCAGGTGGTGGCGCCTTAATTAAGGGACTTGACAAATTGCTCATTAAAGAATGTGGTCTGCCGGTAATTATTGCCCCATCTCCTCTTCTTGCAGTTTGCCTTGGTACCGGAAAAGCGCTTGAATACTTAGACCAATTTAAAAAGAAAAAAGTATTGTCTTAA
- the rfaQ gene encoding putative lipopolysaccharide heptosyltransferase III, producing the protein MGHHIDFKSLNRILVCKLRHHGDVLLTSPVFSNLKRAAPQANIDAYIYKETYPMLEGHPDIEGYLFYDKGWKKLSKWRRYCKEAQLLKEIRNKKYDMVINLTEGDRGAIAALFSGARYRVAFHPKGQGMWGKDKLYTHIVKECPMMRHTVEMNLDLLRGIGIFPEEEERELTFVIPSRAKVKMKAWIEKPYAVVHPVSRWMFKCTKEAIIAQVIRHLLERGLKVILTASNDPEEMAYNARVRHLISHENLIDLSGKISLKELGALIEGADLLFCVDSVPLHIASATKTPVVALFGPTSEVRWSPWRHLRAKTVFQSMPCRPCYRPGCVDSHQSDCLLTLRVGDIIEAIRSIE; encoded by the coding sequence ATGGGACATCATATTGATTTTAAAAGTCTGAATCGGATTCTTGTTTGTAAGCTAAGACATCATGGAGATGTGCTCCTAACTTCCCCTGTTTTTTCGAATTTGAAGAGGGCCGCTCCTCAGGCAAACATCGATGCTTATATCTATAAAGAGACGTATCCCATGCTTGAAGGGCATCCCGATATCGAAGGGTATCTTTTTTATGATAAAGGTTGGAAAAAGCTATCCAAATGGCGACGCTATTGCAAAGAGGCTCAGCTATTAAAGGAGATTCGAAATAAAAAATATGACATGGTCATCAATTTGACTGAAGGGGATCGAGGCGCTATTGCAGCTCTTTTTTCAGGCGCGCGCTACCGCGTGGCTTTTCATCCTAAAGGACAGGGGATGTGGGGAAAAGATAAACTCTATACCCATATTGTCAAAGAGTGTCCCATGATGCGCCATACGGTGGAAATGAATCTCGATCTACTCCGGGGAATTGGGATTTTCCCGGAAGAGGAAGAGCGCGAACTGACATTTGTCATTCCCTCTAGAGCAAAAGTTAAAATGAAAGCATGGATAGAAAAACCTTACGCGGTTGTCCATCCCGTATCGCGTTGGATGTTTAAATGCACCAAAGAAGCGATCATCGCTCAAGTGATTAGGCATTTGCTTGAACGAGGTTTGAAAGTCATTTTAACGGCATCCAATGATCCGGAAGAGATGGCGTATAATGCGCGCGTAAGGCATCTCATCTCACACGAAAACCTGATCGATTTATCAGGAAAAATCTCTCTAAAAGAACTCGGAGCGCTTATCGAAGGGGCTGATCTACTCTTTTGTGTCGACTCTGTCCCACTTCATATTGCCAGTGCGACTAAAACACCTGTTGTGGCCCTTTTTGGACCTACTTCAGAAGTGCGCTGGTCCCCTTGGCGCCATCTTAGGGCTAAAACCGTGTTTCAAAGCATGCCTTGCCGCCCGTGCTATCGTCCCGGATGCGTTGATTCACATCAAAGCGATTGCCTCCTCACTCTTCGGGTAGGTGATATCATCGAAGCGATCAGGTCTATAGAGTGA
- the dtd gene encoding D-tyrosyl-tRNA(Tyr) deacylase, which yields MRALIQRVKQAGVTVNGKVVGEIKKGLLIFLGVTHDDTMELMHKMADKIIGLRIFEDQNQKMNLSIEDIRGEILVVSQFTLYGDCAKGRRPSFAEAAEPKRAKILYDFFIKELRFKGIKTQEGVFGAYMDVALINDGPATFLIELSRSEIAHAMKGGLSVKR from the coding sequence ATGAGAGCACTGATCCAACGGGTGAAACAAGCCGGTGTGACTGTTAATGGAAAGGTTGTGGGCGAAATTAAAAAAGGCCTTTTAATTTTTCTTGGCGTGACACACGACGACACTATGGAATTGATGCATAAAATGGCCGATAAAATTATCGGCTTGCGTATTTTTGAAGATCAGAATCAAAAAATGAATCTCTCGATCGAAGATATCCGGGGAGAAATTCTTGTCGTCTCGCAATTCACATTATATGGAGATTGTGCAAAGGGGCGACGCCCTTCTTTTGCCGAGGCGGCTGAGCCCAAAAGGGCAAAAATCCTCTATGATTTTTTTATTAAGGAGCTGCGCTTTAAAGGGATTAAAACCCAAGAGGGGGTTTTTGGGGCCTATATGGATGTGGCTCTGATTAATGATGGTCCTGCAACGTTTCTGATAGAATTGTCTAGAAGTGAAATAGCCCACGCTATGAAAGGTGGGCTAAGTGTCAAGCGCTAA
- a CDS encoding phosphoenolpyruvate carboxykinase (GTP): MQLDELSHPHLREWINQAVERFNPKSVYICDGSDEENQRLSQELVDQGVFIALDEKKRPHSFWSASDPRDVARVEERTFICSHSPDDAGPTNHHVDPETMKKSLDRLMKGCMQGRTMYVIPFCMGPLDADLAMIGVQLTDSAYVVCNMRIMTRMGKPVLDRLKASHPFIPCIHSVGVPLKEGDKDSPWPCRPDETVIAHFPEEKLIVSFGSGYGGNALLGKKCVALRIASVKAKEEKWLAEHMLVIKVTNPEGKVKYMSGSFPSACGKTNLAMLKPTIPGWKVECVGDDIAWMNIGEDGRLHAINPEAGIFGVAPGTSDQSNPHCMTTIRKNTIFTNVALTEDGDVWWEGKSSLPPKMKMNWLRHAWKPGDEEKAAHPNSRFTAPISQCPILAKEFDSPKGVPIDAIIFGGRRKSVIPLIYEAPSWEGGVFAAASLSSEMTAAVKGEMGRLRHDPFSMLAFCGYHMGDYFQHWLNFTTFTQREALPRIFNVNWFRQNEKGEYLWPGFGENSRMIKWIFERCDQKCGAQETAIGYLPHLKDIDIEGLNMSCDTLEELLYLDPHLWKKEIQELQDYFKIFDPKFPKQLSQYLVKLLQKIEDSL, from the coding sequence ATGCAGCTTGATGAATTATCGCACCCGCATTTACGTGAATGGATTAATCAGGCTGTAGAGCGGTTTAATCCAAAGTCCGTTTATATTTGTGATGGCAGTGATGAAGAAAATCAACGCCTCAGTCAAGAGTTAGTTGATCAAGGCGTTTTTATCGCGCTCGATGAAAAAAAACGGCCTCATAGTTTTTGGTCTGCTTCTGATCCGCGTGATGTTGCGCGTGTAGAAGAGCGGACATTCATCTGTTCTCACTCACCCGATGATGCAGGCCCCACTAATCATCATGTCGATCCCGAGACGATGAAAAAGAGCCTTGATCGCCTCATGAAAGGGTGCATGCAAGGCCGCACAATGTATGTGATCCCCTTTTGTATGGGCCCGTTAGACGCTGATCTTGCAATGATTGGTGTGCAATTGACAGATTCGGCGTATGTCGTTTGCAATATGCGCATTATGACTAGAATGGGCAAACCTGTGCTCGATCGCTTAAAGGCGTCTCATCCGTTTATTCCCTGTATCCACTCTGTCGGTGTTCCCCTTAAAGAAGGGGATAAAGATAGCCCGTGGCCTTGTCGGCCCGATGAGACCGTAATCGCCCACTTCCCCGAGGAAAAACTGATTGTTTCATTTGGGAGTGGTTATGGTGGAAATGCCCTTTTAGGGAAAAAATGTGTGGCGCTTCGCATTGCTTCTGTGAAAGCAAAAGAGGAAAAATGGCTTGCAGAGCATATGCTTGTCATTAAAGTGACCAATCCCGAAGGCAAAGTTAAGTATATGAGTGGGTCTTTTCCCAGTGCGTGTGGGAAGACCAATCTGGCGATGCTCAAACCAACCATTCCCGGCTGGAAAGTTGAGTGTGTCGGAGATGATATTGCCTGGATGAATATTGGAGAAGATGGGCGTCTTCACGCTATCAATCCCGAAGCGGGGATTTTTGGGGTGGCTCCCGGCACATCAGATCAATCGAATCCCCATTGTATGACGACGATCCGTAAAAACACCATTTTCACAAATGTCGCTTTAACGGAAGATGGCGATGTGTGGTGGGAAGGTAAGAGCTCTTTGCCACCCAAAATGAAGATGAACTGGCTGCGGCACGCTTGGAAACCCGGGGATGAAGAAAAAGCAGCGCATCCGAATTCACGCTTCACAGCCCCCATTTCTCAATGTCCGATTTTAGCTAAAGAGTTTGATTCTCCTAAAGGGGTTCCGATTGATGCCATTATCTTTGGCGGACGTCGTAAAAGCGTCATCCCACTCATTTATGAGGCGCCATCCTGGGAAGGAGGGGTGTTTGCTGCGGCTTCGCTCTCTTCGGAAATGACGGCGGCCGTTAAAGGGGAAATGGGCCGTTTGCGCCATGATCCCTTTTCGATGCTCGCTTTTTGTGGCTATCATATGGGGGACTATTTTCAACACTGGCTCAATTTTACCACATTCACTCAAAGAGAGGCCCTTCCGAGAATTTTTAATGTCAATTGGTTTAGGCAAAATGAAAAAGGCGAATATTTATGGCCCGGATTTGGTGAGAATTCTCGGATGATTAAATGGATTTTTGAGCGTTGTGATCAAAAGTGTGGTGCCCAAGAGACGGCGATAGGCTATCTCCCCCATCTTAAAGATATCGATATTGAAGGGTTGAATATGTCTTGCGATACGCTTGAGGAGCTGCTTTATTTGGATCCCCATTTATGGAAAAAAGAAATTCAAGAGCTCCAAGATTATTTTAAAATATTTGATCCGAAATTCCCTAAGCAACTTTCACAGTATTTAGTCAAACTGCTTCAAAAAATTGAGGATAGTCTATGA
- the lptB gene encoding LPS export ABC transporter ATP-binding protein: MEEKKPILRIQNIAKFYQDRNVVDDLSFDIYPGEVIGLLGPNGAGKTTAFYMTIGLISPDRGHIFFHEKDVTHMPIHERSKMGMGYLAQEPSIFRHLSVEENILCFLEMRPLTKEEKTEQLKNLLEELNLSHLAKKKAALLSGGERRRLEITRSLVTNPNLLLLDEPFANIDPITVSEVKALIRILKQKNISILITDHNAREIFSIVDRSFLMMQGRILATGTANELITHEDVRSRYLGENFTL; this comes from the coding sequence ATGGAAGAAAAAAAACCCATCTTAAGAATTCAAAATATTGCCAAATTCTATCAAGATCGCAATGTTGTGGATGACCTCTCTTTTGATATTTATCCGGGAGAAGTTATCGGCCTTCTCGGACCCAATGGAGCAGGCAAAACAACTGCTTTTTATATGACAATCGGGCTCATCTCACCTGACCGCGGCCATATTTTTTTTCATGAAAAAGATGTCACTCATATGCCTATTCACGAGCGCTCAAAAATGGGAATGGGATATCTCGCGCAAGAACCGTCTATTTTTCGACACCTATCCGTAGAAGAAAATATCTTGTGCTTTCTCGAAATGCGTCCCCTCACCAAAGAAGAAAAGACAGAGCAGCTTAAAAACCTTCTCGAAGAACTCAACTTGTCCCATCTCGCTAAAAAAAAGGCAGCCCTCTTGTCAGGTGGAGAGCGCCGCCGCCTAGAAATTACTCGCTCTCTTGTCACAAATCCCAACCTGCTCCTTCTCGATGAACCCTTTGCCAATATCGATCCCATTACGGTAAGCGAAGTCAAGGCCCTCATTCGCATCCTGAAACAAAAAAACATTTCGATTCTGATTACGGATCACAATGCACGAGAAATTTTCTCTATTGTCGATCGTAGCTTCCTTATGATGCAAGGGCGCATCCTGGCGACAGGAACTGCTAATGAGCTCATTACCCATGAAGATGTCAGAAGCCGCTACCTTGGCGAAAATTTCACTCTATAG